Proteins encoded together in one Xenopus laevis strain J_2021 chromosome 6L, Xenopus_laevis_v10.1, whole genome shotgun sequence window:
- the macc1.L gene encoding metastasis-associated in colon cancer protein 1 produces MSKGRLNSFRPAGISRSKSEGTLIDFDDPKFPANNADTISKEIDLLIDWQNVFQDHSKNSSKPSNPFWNGLSDSNPFLDDVVQANTFSKSKAHTSILKEDPFLLFAETEARDSVASSGDELDINYLLKKAASRKGARSKSVSDLSLLDYKDADVSASSSQILAPDLDWLQNDREAYKMAWLSHRQLTRSCLDLDIMSQSPGWAQTQATDMHILCKIDHQGGAVQLPGSNITIHVPEGHVAPGEYQDISLKALLDPPSSLNNNLSTTVSPVLEIILSNINTLEVLLLEMKITAEVKNDPYSQVMTEVATFYSYNKEGPYEKLSGGYIYKDTLQIKLPTLSRITYIVTAAQAKSIQPPATSVYDYIHKSITVAVFGPKHIHPAFTTVLAVIGHNYIPEILTIDDIKKRGKNMPPVVFQLWGKHQLVQDQIQDLSFYFVPNSSSFEVKAADNQNRIIEQQLKIGKMIRIQFPFSLRGSGEISSFNFRVQIKGKDNNSLVSEFDVQTPNPAPKIQCSSSNQTRLQKRKEIISAPVLQASTINYPKFQDKPLKINNYAVTLKTVLRQQKMDYLLEYFKGDTIALLGEDKVKAIGQTKIKEWYVGVLRGKVGLVHCKNVKIISKEQVIDFSDAQFTTKMLLEQMTMPFKKLTYIYSSVLSLVSEKVTDWRCLADMLGYSHLSLEELCHGHTEKNSERVSSVVKKLKEDCHADSKKRKFHYELIMGLLKMDCQGLVVRLTQDTVILTAAVQLGIRWRELAEKLARLTKQQMEAYETPHYGRSGEVSVQMMWKPAFDFLYTWAAHYGESYRDVLQDLHCALDKMKYPETRHWRELTGILIFVNCLERLRTTAFSKFQD; encoded by the exons ATGTCAAAAGGTCGATTAAATTCTTTCCGTCCTGCTGGAATCTCTAGGAGTAAATCGGAAGGGACATTGATTGACTTTGACGACCCAAAATTCCCAGCCAATAATGCAG ATACCATTAGTAAGGAAATAGACTTACTTATCGACTGGCAAAATGTATTTCAAGATCATTCAAAAAATTCTTCAAAACCTAGTAATCCCTTTTGGAATGGATTGTCTGACTCCAACCCTTTCCTTGATGATGTTGTTCAAGCTAACACTTTTTCCAAGAGCAAGGCACATACATCTATCTTGAAAGAGGATCCATTTTTGTTGTTCGCAGAAACAGAAGCTAGAGATTCAGTGGCCTCTTCAGGAGATGAACTTGATATTAATTACCTTTTAAAGAAGGCTGCCTCACGGAAAGGTGCACGATCTAAGAGTGTTTCCGATCTGAGCCTGTTGGATTACAAGGATGCTGATGTTTCTGCTAGTTCAAGTCAGATTCTGGCTCCTGATTTAGACTGGCTTCAGAATGATCGTGAGGCTTATAAAATGGCATGGCTGAGCCATAGGCAGTTGACACGATCTTGTCTTGATTTGGATATTATGAGTCAAAGTCCAGGCTGGGCACAAACACAAGCCACCGATATGCACATACTTTGTAAAATAGACCACCAAGGAGGAGCCGTGCAGCTTCCTGGCTCTAATATAACCATACATGTCCCTGAAGGTCATGTGGCTCCTGGGGAATATCAAGACATCTCCTTAAAAGCACTTCTAGATCCACCTTCATCACTTAACAATAATCTCTCAACTACTGTAAGCCCTGTCCTAGAAATTATATTAAGTAACATCAACACATTAGAAGTTCTTTTACTGGAAATGAAAATCACTGCTGAGGTTAAGAATGATCCTTACAGCCAAGTAATGACTGAAGTTGCCACGTTTTATAGCTACAACAAAGAGGGACCATACGAAAAGCTCTCAGGTGGATATATTTACAAGGACACATTACAAATCAAATTGCCCACTCTTAGCCGCATTACATACATTGTAACAGCTGCACAAGCCAAATCGATTCAGCCTCCAGCAACCAGTGTTTATGATTACATTCATAAGAGTATAACAGTGGCAGTTTTTGGGCCAAAGCATATTCATCCAGCTTTCACCACAGTTTTAGCAGTAATAGGGCACAACTATATTCCTGAAATTCTCACAATAGATGACATTAAGAAACGGGGAAAAAATATGCCACCAGTTGTCTTTCAGCTCTGGGGGAAACATCAATTAGTTCAGGATCAGATTCAAGATTTGTCTTTCTATTTTGTTCCCAATAGCTCTAGCTTTGAAGTGAAAGCAGCAGATAATCAAAACCGAATCATAGAGCAACAGCTGAAAATAGGTAAAATGATCCGGATACAATTTCCATTTTCACTTAGGGGTAGCGGTGAAATTAGTTCCTTTAATTTTAGGGTTCAGATAAAGGGCAAGGACAACAACTCGCTAGTATCAGAGTTTGATGTACAAACACCTAACCCTGCACCAAAAATACAATGTTCATCCAGTAATCAAACTCGCttacagaaaaggaaagaaattatTTCGGCTCCTGTGCTCCAAGCAAGCACTATAAATTACCCTAAATTTCAGGATAAGCCTCTAAAGATAAACAACTATGCAGTGACTTTAAAAACGGTTTTGCGCCAACAAAAAATGGACTACCTTCTTgaatactttaaaggagacacaATTGCACTCCTTGGAGAAGATAAAGTAAAAGCCATTGGTCAGACCAAAATAAAAGAATGGTATGTTGGAGTTCTGAGAGGCAAGGTTGGGCTTGTGCACTGCAAGAATGTCAAAATTATCTCCAAAGAGCAAGTTATTGATTTTTCAGACGCACAATTCACAACCAAGATGCTTTTGGAACAAATGACTATGCCGTTTAAAAAACTTACCTACATTTATTCATCTGTACTCTCACTTGTGTCTGAAAAAGTTACTGACTGGAGATGTCTAGCCGATATGCTAGGCTATTCCCATTTATCATTAGAGGAGCTCTGTCATGGACATACTGAAAAGAACTCGGAGAGAGTCTCGTCTGTTGTCAAAAAGTTGAAAGAGGACTGCCATGCTGATTCCAAAAAGAGAAAATTCCACTATGAACTAATTATG GGCCTGTTGAAGATGGACTGCCAAGGACTGGTGGTTCGTTTAACACAAGATACAGTTATTTTGACAGCTGCTGTTCAGTTAGGTATACGCTGGCGAGAACTTGCTGAAAAGCTGGCAAGACTTACCAAGCAACAAATGGAGGCCTATGAAACCCCTCATTATGGGAGATCTGGGGAAGTTAGTGTACAG ATGATGTGGAAGCCTGCTTTTGACTTCTTGTACACATGGGCTGCTCACTATGGAGAGAGTTATAGAGATGTGCTGCAAGACTTGCACTGTGCGTTGGACAAGATGAAATACCCAGAAACCAGACACTGGAGGGAATTAACTGGAATCCTCATTTTTGTGAACTGCCTTGAGAGACTACGGACAACAGCTTTTTCTAAATTCCAAGACtga